Proteins from a single region of Geothrix sp. PMB-07:
- a CDS encoding DUF4386 domain-containing protein produces the protein MPSNMTHARMAGLLYLVVVLTGFFSLAYVPSQTLVPGDAAGTLNRIASSESLFRLGIAAGFLCYLAFLLLPFPLYRLLSPVHNGAALLMVAFVLVSTPISFLTLTHKLNIVSFLGEGGRLGTLRGEQLQTQVMLSLEAYRNGVLLAKIFWGLWLLPFGYLVYKSRLLPRVLGLLLMAGCFGYLIDVFARVLAHGYAGSRLAAFIPMPGSLGEISICLWLLIVGARESARAAG, from the coding sequence ATGCCTTCGAACATGACCCATGCCCGGATGGCGGGCCTGCTCTATCTGGTGGTGGTGCTGACCGGCTTCTTCAGCCTCGCCTACGTCCCTTCGCAGACCCTGGTTCCTGGAGACGCCGCCGGGACGCTGAACCGCATCGCATCTTCCGAATCGCTATTCCGCCTGGGCATCGCGGCGGGCTTTCTGTGTTACCTGGCCTTCCTCTTGCTCCCTTTCCCGCTCTACAGGCTGCTTAGCCCAGTCCACAACGGCGCCGCCCTCCTCATGGTCGCCTTCGTGCTGGTGAGCACCCCCATCTCCTTCCTCACCCTCACTCACAAGCTCAACATCGTGTCGTTCCTGGGGGAAGGTGGGCGCCTCGGGACGCTCCGCGGAGAGCAGCTGCAAACCCAGGTGATGCTGTCACTGGAGGCCTACCGGAACGGTGTGCTGCTCGCCAAGATCTTCTGGGGCCTCTGGCTGCTGCCCTTCGGCTACCTCGTCTACAAGTCCCGCCTGCTCCCCAGGGTTCTGGGCCTGTTGCTCATGGCGGGGTGCTTCGGCTACCTGATCGATGTCTTCGCCCGGGTGCTGGCGCACGGATACGCTGGGAGCCGCCTGGCAGCCTTCATTCCGATGCCCGGTTCTCTCGGTGAGATCAGCATCTGCCTGTGGCTTCTGATCGTGGGCGCCCGGGAATCAGCGCGCGCCGCGGGCTGA